From Deinococcus radiotolerans:
GCCTCGACCACCCCCCCCCGACGACACGACGCACCAGCGGGATTGGTGTAGTGGTAGCACAGCAGCCTTCCAAGCTTCTGGCCTCGGTTCGAATCCGTGATCCCGCTCCAGGAAGGCTCCCCCCCGGGAGCCCTTTTTCATGCGCCCTTAGCTCAGCTGGATAGAGCAACCGCCTTCTAAGCGGTCGGTCGCAGGTTCGAGTCCTGCAGGGCGCGCCACGCATCACCCCTCCCCCACCGGGCGGAGGGGATTTTGCTGTCCCCTGATCCTCAGGGAGAGGGACATTTCGCGCAGCGGGGCGCGGCAGCATGAGCAGTGATGTCCGCCCCGCGTTCCCACCCCACCTCAGCTGCGCAGACCGAAGCCCTGGACTTCCTGACGCTCTACCACGCTGAGACCAGCACGCCCGGCATGCGGGCACGGCTCGCTGAGGTGCGCCGGACGGGCCACATGCACCTCAGCACGGCGGAACTGACTCATGGGGCGCGGGTGGCGTGGCGCAACAGCACCCGCTGCGTGGGCCGACTGCCCTGGAAGACGCTGGACGTCCGGGACCTGCGCCACGTGACTGAGCCGGAAGAGGTCTTTCTGCACCTGCTCTCGCACCTGCGCGGCGCGTTCAACGGCGGGCGCATCCGGCCCACCATGAGCGTGTTCGGGCCCGGCGTGCGCGTGCACAACGATCAGCTGATCCGCTACGCCGGGTACCGTCAGCCGGACGGCACGGTGATCGGCGACCCGCAGAACGCTGACCTGACCGAGCATCTAAGGCGCCTGGGCTGGGCTGGCGGTCCGGGCACCGCGTTTGACATCCTGCCCCTGGCGATCGAGGGAGCAGGCCGGGTGGCGCTGTTCCACCTGCCGCCTGACGCCGCGCAGGAGGTCGTGATCACACACCCCACGAACCCGGAACTCAGCGCGCTGGGCCTCCGCTGGCACGCCCTGCCCGTAATCAGCAACATGACGCTGGACATCGCGGGCCAGACCTTCTCGTGTGCCCCCTTCAACGGCTGGTATCTACAGACGGAGATCGCCGCGCGCAACTTGGCCGATGAGGAGCGGTACAACCTGCTGCCCGCAGTGGCAGCCGCGCTGGGGCTGGACTCGAGTTCCCGTCGCTCTCTGTGGCAGGACCGGGCGCTGCTGGAACTGAACGTGGCGGTCCTGCATGCTTTCGACCAGGCCGGGGTGCGGATCGCCGATCATCACGGCGTGACGGCGCAGTTCGTGCATTTTGAGGAGCAGGAACGCCGCGCTGGCCGGGCCGTGCGCGCCCGCTGGTCCTGGCTGATTCCACCCATGTCTCCTGCAACGACGCCTGTCTGGCGCCGCTCGTACCGGAGTGTGGAGGAGCGCCCGAATTTCACGGTGCAGACGCCCCCCTGGCATGTGGCCCGGCCCGGCGTGTGCCCGTTCCATTCCTGAACATGCCACTCCACTGACTCTGGGCGTTCGCAGGACCGAAATACAAAAAGAGCGCCCCAGACC
This genomic window contains:
- a CDS encoding nitric oxide synthase oxygenase, with the translated sequence MSAPRSHPTSAAQTEALDFLTLYHAETSTPGMRARLAEVRRTGHMHLSTAELTHGARVAWRNSTRCVGRLPWKTLDVRDLRHVTEPEEVFLHLLSHLRGAFNGGRIRPTMSVFGPGVRVHNDQLIRYAGYRQPDGTVIGDPQNADLTEHLRRLGWAGGPGTAFDILPLAIEGAGRVALFHLPPDAAQEVVITHPTNPELSALGLRWHALPVISNMTLDIAGQTFSCAPFNGWYLQTEIAARNLADEERYNLLPAVAAALGLDSSSRRSLWQDRALLELNVAVLHAFDQAGVRIADHHGVTAQFVHFEEQERRAGRAVRARWSWLIPPMSPATTPVWRRSYRSVEERPNFTVQTPPWHVARPGVCPFHS